In a single window of the Branchiostoma floridae strain S238N-H82 chromosome 2, Bfl_VNyyK, whole genome shotgun sequence genome:
- the LOC118405551 gene encoding laminin-like protein epi-1 isoform X2 produces the protein MATLLAVIMLFIAAVRAQRPCPDPGSQFQCGDGLCIDRRWVCDRRPDCKDYADETGCPDAPDVLPDGSRLLYMVYIYGLPPPSSALNAQAQPVACGASQFTCRSGQCVSAAGVCNGRPDCADRSDEVGCGRSTCNGHSNIRDPATGYCLNCQHNTQGTQCEFCSPGYYGDARRGTPNDCRPLPGQTGAVITRRVSRPCNCHRHAYMCDAQGNCMKCEHNTYGSQCQYCSPGFYGDARRGTPSDCQPISDQSGARVSHQQQVTRRCNCHGHAYQCDYIGRCLNCQHNTRGNNCEHCEEGYAGNAQGGTPYDCQPVQKIQCYCYRHASSCDANGRCVNCQHNTYGEHCENCLPGYQGDPKKGTPYDCEVARASDQQQSPSYSCNCHGHARACDSYGRCLDCQHNTMGYRCETCKPGYTGDATRGSALDCQAQSPPCNCYRHAYNCDQYGTCVNCLHNTDGKNCERCKVGYQGDAKRGTPQDCQRVSPPAPPPARTYQCYCYGHSNQCDQYGRCLNCRHNTYGSRCENCLPGYQGDAKTGLPSSCTAVSRPAPPPARAPAPAPPPAQQQPSRRQCYCYGHSNQCDSNGRCINCMHNTEGPNCEQCREGYAGEARRGTPYDCLLVEDCKCYGHSDECDASGRCLRCKHNTMGDHCEKCLPGYTGDPRYSTPGDCSAIVPCTCNGHSDACDAEGICLNCKHNTQGDQCEVCADGYRGDATRGTPNDCHWAFEPCDCYGHSTECDSRGRCQNCDHNTYGDKCQYCKPGYVGDGRLGTPDDCQRVTSPIDRVPCFCNRHSDVCDNFGRCLYCQHNTEGDQCERCAMGYFGDAEEGTAADCKMLVPCMCHQHANDCDEMGRCIGCLHNTEGDKCERCKDGFMGDATEGTPDDCRPSIPCKCNGHANDCDANGKCMNCLHNTRGEFCELCQIGFYGDPSSGDVDACKECPCPLTTRENRFAETCFLDSDNKPTCRNCRRGHQGRDCGKCKPGYMGNPFVMNGGCVRRPSGRGRRRHIRG, from the exons GACTACGCCGACGAGACGGGCTGTCCCG ATGCCCCGGATGTTCTGCCCGATGGAAGTAGGCTGCTTTACATGGTTTATATTTATGGGCTCCCGCCGCCTTCTTCAGCGCTCAATG CCCAGGCCCAGCCGGTGGCGTGCGGGGCGTCCCAGTTCACGTGCCGCTCGGGACAGTGCGTCTCCGCCGCCGGGGTGTGCAACGGGCGGCCCGACTGCGCAGACAGGTCCGACGAGGTCGGATGCG GTAGATCCACCTGTAACGGTCACTCCAACATCCGCGACCCGGCCACAGGATACTGCCTG AACTGTCAGCACAACACGCAGGGGACTCAGTGCGAATTCTGCTCCCCCGGTTACTATGGAGACGCTCGAAGGGGCACGCCCAACGACTGCCGGCCGCTGCCTGGTCAGACGGGCGCTGTGATCACCCGGCGGGTGTCCAGGCCGTGTAACTGTCACAGGCACGCCTACATGTGCGACGCGCAGGGGAACTGCATG AAATGTGAACACAACACGTACGGCAGTCAGTGTCAGTACTGCTCACCCGGTTTCTATGGCGACGCACGGAGGGGCACGCCCAGCGACTGCCAGCCGATATCCGACCAATCAGGCGCCCGCGTCAGTCACCAACAACAGGTTACCAGGCGATGTAACTGTCACGGGCACGCGTATCAGTGTGATTACATTGGCAGGTGCTTG AATTGCCAACACAACACACGAGGGAACAACTGCGAGCACTGTGAGGAGGGGTACGCGGGGAACGCGCAGGGCGGGACTCCCTACGACTGTCAGCCCGTACAGAAGATACAGTGTTACTGCTACAGGCACGCCTCCAGCTGCGATGCAAACGGAAGATGCGTG AACTGTCAGCACAACACGTACGGAGAACACTGTGAGAACTGTTTACCTGGTTACCAAGGCGACCCGAAAAAGGGCACGCCGTACGACTGCGAGGTGGCCCGAGCGTCGGACCAGCAGCAGTCGCCGTCCTACAGCTGTAACTGCCACGGCCACGCGCGGGCCTGCGACTCCTACGGAAGGTGCTTG GACTGCCAGCACAACACGATGGGTTACCGCTGTGAGACGTGTAAGCCCGGCTACACCGGTGACGCCACCCGCGGGTCGGCCCTGGACTGCCAGGCACAGAGCCCGccctgtaactgttacagacaCGCCTACAACTGCGACCAGTACGGCACATGTGTG AACTGTCTCCACAACACAGACGGCAAAAACTGCGAGCGGTGCAAAGTTGGTTACCAAGGCGACGCGAAGAGGGGCACGCCCCAGGACTGCCAGCGGGTCTCCCCTCCGGCCCCGCCCCCCGCCAGGACCTACCAGTGCTACTGCTACGGACACTCCAACCAATGTGACCAGTACGGCCGCTGCCTG AATTGTCGCCACAACACGTACGGGTCTCGCTGTGAGAACTGTCTGCCCGGGTACCAAGGGGACGCGAAGACCGGCCTGCCCAGCTCCTGTACGGCCGTGTCGCGCCCCGCACCACCTCCCGCCCGGGCCCCGGCACCTGCTCCCCCGCCTGCACAGCAGCAGCCTTCCCGTAGGCAGTGCTACTGCTACGGCCACTCCAACCAGTGCGACTCTAACGGACGCTGCATT AACTGTATGCACAACACGGAGGGCCCGAACTGTGAGCAGTGTCGGGAGGGGTACGCGGGAGAGGCGCGAAGAGGCACGCCATACGACTGCCTGCTGGTGGAGGACTGCAAGTGTTACGGGCACTCCGATGAGTGCGACGCCTCGGGAAGGTGTCTG CGCTGCAAACACAACACGATGGGTGACCACTGCGAGAAGTGCCTGCCGGGCTACACGGGAGACCCCCGCTACAGCACCCCGGGGGACTGCAGCGCCATCGTGCCCTGTACCTGCAACGGCCACTCCGACGCCTGCGACGCAGAAGGGATATGCCTG AACTGCAAGCACAACACGCAGGGTGACCAGTGCGAGGTGTGTGCGGACGGATACAGAGGTGACGCCACCAGGGGAACGCCTAACGACTGTCACTGGGCCTTCGAGCCGTGCGACTGTTACGGACACTCCACTGAATGTGACTCCAGGGGACGGTGCCAG AACTGTGATCACAACACGTACGGCGACAAGTGCCAGTACTGCAAGCCCGGGTACGTCGGTGACGGCCGGCTGGGCACGCCTGACGACTGTCAGCGGGTGACGTCACCCATCGACCGGGTGCCCTGCTTCTGCAACCGCCACTCCGACGTCTGCGACAACTTCGGACGCTGCCTC TACTGCCAGCACAACACAGAGGGCGACCAGTGTGAGCGGTGCGCGATGGGGTACTTCGGGGACGCTGAGGAAGGTACGGCGGCGGACTGTAAGATGCTGGTGCCCTGCATGTGCCATCAGCACGCGAACGACTGCGACGAGATGGGCAGATGCATA GGCTGTCTCCACAACACAGAAGGCGACAAGTGCGAGCGGTGTAAGGACGGGTTCATGGGGGACGCCACGGAGGGCACGCCTGACGACTGTCGCCCCTCAATCCCCTGCAAATGTAACGGGCACGCCAATGACTGCGACGCCAACGGGAAATGTATG AACTGCCTGCACAACACCCGAGGCGAGTTCTGTGAGCTGTGTCAGATCGGGTTCTACGGCGACCCGTCCAGCGGAGATGTGGACGCCTGTAAAGAATGTCCCTGTCCGCTCACGACCAGGGAAAACAG GTTTGCCGAAACCTGTTTCCTTGACAGCGACAACAAGCCTACATGTAGAAATTGTAGAAGAGGACATCAAGGCAGAGACTGCGGAAA ATGTAAGCCCGGCTACATGGGGAACCCGTTCGTTATGAACGGCGGCTGTGTACGGAGACCGTCAGGTAGGGGTAGACGCAGACATATACG GGGTTAG
- the LOC118405551 gene encoding laminin-like protein epi-1 isoform X1 — MATLLAVIMLFIAAVRAQRPCPDPGSQFQCGDGLCIDRRWVCDRRPDCKDYADETGCPDAPDVLPDGSRLLYMVYIYGLPPPSSALNAQAQPVACGASQFTCRSGQCVSAAGVCNGRPDCADRSDEVGCGRSTCNGHSNIRDPATGYCLNCQHNTQGTQCEFCSPGYYGDARRGTPNDCRPLPGQTGAVITRRVSRPCNCHRHAYMCDAQGNCMKCEHNTYGSQCQYCSPGFYGDARRGTPSDCQPISDQSGARVSHQQQVTRRCNCHGHAYQCDYIGRCLNCQHNTRGNNCEHCEEGYAGNAQGGTPYDCQPVQKIQCYCYRHASSCDANGRCVNCQHNTYGEHCENCLPGYQGDPKKGTPYDCEVARASDQQQSPSYSCNCHGHARACDSYGRCLDCQHNTMGYRCETCKPGYTGDATRGSALDCQAQSPPCNCYRHAYNCDQYGTCVNCLHNTDGKNCERCKVGYQGDAKRGTPQDCQRVSPPAPPPARTYQCYCYGHSNQCDQYGRCLNCRHNTYGSRCENCLPGYQGDAKTGLPSSCTAVSRPAPPPARAPAPAPPPAQQQPSRRQCYCYGHSNQCDSNGRCINCMHNTEGPNCEQCREGYAGEARRGTPYDCLLVEDCKCYGHSDECDASGRCLRCKHNTMGDHCEKCLPGYTGDPRYSTPGDCSAIVPCTCNGHSDACDAEGICLNCKHNTQGDQCEVCADGYRGDATRGTPNDCHWAFEPCDCYGHSTECDSRGRCQNCDHNTYGDKCQYCKPGYVGDGRLGTPDDCQRVTSPIDRVPCFCNRHSDVCDNFGRCLYCQHNTEGDQCERCAMGYFGDAEEGTAADCKMLVPCMCHQHANDCDEMGRCIGCLHNTEGDKCERCKDGFMGDATEGTPDDCRPSIPCKCNGHANDCDANGKCMNCLHNTRGEFCELCQIGFYGDPSSGDVDACKECPCPLTTRENRFAETCFLDSDNKPTCRNCRRGHQGRDCGKCKPGYMGNPFVMNGGCVRRPSGVRSQPRRIPVRIIP; from the exons GACTACGCCGACGAGACGGGCTGTCCCG ATGCCCCGGATGTTCTGCCCGATGGAAGTAGGCTGCTTTACATGGTTTATATTTATGGGCTCCCGCCGCCTTCTTCAGCGCTCAATG CCCAGGCCCAGCCGGTGGCGTGCGGGGCGTCCCAGTTCACGTGCCGCTCGGGACAGTGCGTCTCCGCCGCCGGGGTGTGCAACGGGCGGCCCGACTGCGCAGACAGGTCCGACGAGGTCGGATGCG GTAGATCCACCTGTAACGGTCACTCCAACATCCGCGACCCGGCCACAGGATACTGCCTG AACTGTCAGCACAACACGCAGGGGACTCAGTGCGAATTCTGCTCCCCCGGTTACTATGGAGACGCTCGAAGGGGCACGCCCAACGACTGCCGGCCGCTGCCTGGTCAGACGGGCGCTGTGATCACCCGGCGGGTGTCCAGGCCGTGTAACTGTCACAGGCACGCCTACATGTGCGACGCGCAGGGGAACTGCATG AAATGTGAACACAACACGTACGGCAGTCAGTGTCAGTACTGCTCACCCGGTTTCTATGGCGACGCACGGAGGGGCACGCCCAGCGACTGCCAGCCGATATCCGACCAATCAGGCGCCCGCGTCAGTCACCAACAACAGGTTACCAGGCGATGTAACTGTCACGGGCACGCGTATCAGTGTGATTACATTGGCAGGTGCTTG AATTGCCAACACAACACACGAGGGAACAACTGCGAGCACTGTGAGGAGGGGTACGCGGGGAACGCGCAGGGCGGGACTCCCTACGACTGTCAGCCCGTACAGAAGATACAGTGTTACTGCTACAGGCACGCCTCCAGCTGCGATGCAAACGGAAGATGCGTG AACTGTCAGCACAACACGTACGGAGAACACTGTGAGAACTGTTTACCTGGTTACCAAGGCGACCCGAAAAAGGGCACGCCGTACGACTGCGAGGTGGCCCGAGCGTCGGACCAGCAGCAGTCGCCGTCCTACAGCTGTAACTGCCACGGCCACGCGCGGGCCTGCGACTCCTACGGAAGGTGCTTG GACTGCCAGCACAACACGATGGGTTACCGCTGTGAGACGTGTAAGCCCGGCTACACCGGTGACGCCACCCGCGGGTCGGCCCTGGACTGCCAGGCACAGAGCCCGccctgtaactgttacagacaCGCCTACAACTGCGACCAGTACGGCACATGTGTG AACTGTCTCCACAACACAGACGGCAAAAACTGCGAGCGGTGCAAAGTTGGTTACCAAGGCGACGCGAAGAGGGGCACGCCCCAGGACTGCCAGCGGGTCTCCCCTCCGGCCCCGCCCCCCGCCAGGACCTACCAGTGCTACTGCTACGGACACTCCAACCAATGTGACCAGTACGGCCGCTGCCTG AATTGTCGCCACAACACGTACGGGTCTCGCTGTGAGAACTGTCTGCCCGGGTACCAAGGGGACGCGAAGACCGGCCTGCCCAGCTCCTGTACGGCCGTGTCGCGCCCCGCACCACCTCCCGCCCGGGCCCCGGCACCTGCTCCCCCGCCTGCACAGCAGCAGCCTTCCCGTAGGCAGTGCTACTGCTACGGCCACTCCAACCAGTGCGACTCTAACGGACGCTGCATT AACTGTATGCACAACACGGAGGGCCCGAACTGTGAGCAGTGTCGGGAGGGGTACGCGGGAGAGGCGCGAAGAGGCACGCCATACGACTGCCTGCTGGTGGAGGACTGCAAGTGTTACGGGCACTCCGATGAGTGCGACGCCTCGGGAAGGTGTCTG CGCTGCAAACACAACACGATGGGTGACCACTGCGAGAAGTGCCTGCCGGGCTACACGGGAGACCCCCGCTACAGCACCCCGGGGGACTGCAGCGCCATCGTGCCCTGTACCTGCAACGGCCACTCCGACGCCTGCGACGCAGAAGGGATATGCCTG AACTGCAAGCACAACACGCAGGGTGACCAGTGCGAGGTGTGTGCGGACGGATACAGAGGTGACGCCACCAGGGGAACGCCTAACGACTGTCACTGGGCCTTCGAGCCGTGCGACTGTTACGGACACTCCACTGAATGTGACTCCAGGGGACGGTGCCAG AACTGTGATCACAACACGTACGGCGACAAGTGCCAGTACTGCAAGCCCGGGTACGTCGGTGACGGCCGGCTGGGCACGCCTGACGACTGTCAGCGGGTGACGTCACCCATCGACCGGGTGCCCTGCTTCTGCAACCGCCACTCCGACGTCTGCGACAACTTCGGACGCTGCCTC TACTGCCAGCACAACACAGAGGGCGACCAGTGTGAGCGGTGCGCGATGGGGTACTTCGGGGACGCTGAGGAAGGTACGGCGGCGGACTGTAAGATGCTGGTGCCCTGCATGTGCCATCAGCACGCGAACGACTGCGACGAGATGGGCAGATGCATA GGCTGTCTCCACAACACAGAAGGCGACAAGTGCGAGCGGTGTAAGGACGGGTTCATGGGGGACGCCACGGAGGGCACGCCTGACGACTGTCGCCCCTCAATCCCCTGCAAATGTAACGGGCACGCCAATGACTGCGACGCCAACGGGAAATGTATG AACTGCCTGCACAACACCCGAGGCGAGTTCTGTGAGCTGTGTCAGATCGGGTTCTACGGCGACCCGTCCAGCGGAGATGTGGACGCCTGTAAAGAATGTCCCTGTCCGCTCACGACCAGGGAAAACAG GTTTGCCGAAACCTGTTTCCTTGACAGCGACAACAAGCCTACATGTAGAAATTGTAGAAGAGGACATCAAGGCAGAGACTGCGGAAA ATGTAAGCCCGGCTACATGGGGAACCCGTTCGTTATGAACGGCGGCTGTGTACGGAGACCGTCAG GGGTTAGGTCGCAACCGAGAAGAATACCAGTCCGGATCATCCCGTGA
- the LOC118405551 gene encoding laminin-like protein epi-1 isoform X3, which translates to MATLLAVIMLFIAAVRAQRPCPDPGSQFQCGDGLCIDRRWVCDRRPDCKDYADETGCPAQAQPVACGASQFTCRSGQCVSAAGVCNGRPDCADRSDEVGCGRSTCNGHSNIRDPATGYCLNCQHNTQGTQCEFCSPGYYGDARRGTPNDCRPLPGQTGAVITRRVSRPCNCHRHAYMCDAQGNCMKCEHNTYGSQCQYCSPGFYGDARRGTPSDCQPISDQSGARVSHQQQVTRRCNCHGHAYQCDYIGRCLNCQHNTRGNNCEHCEEGYAGNAQGGTPYDCQPVQKIQCYCYRHASSCDANGRCVNCQHNTYGEHCENCLPGYQGDPKKGTPYDCEVARASDQQQSPSYSCNCHGHARACDSYGRCLDCQHNTMGYRCETCKPGYTGDATRGSALDCQAQSPPCNCYRHAYNCDQYGTCVNCLHNTDGKNCERCKVGYQGDAKRGTPQDCQRVSPPAPPPARTYQCYCYGHSNQCDQYGRCLNCRHNTYGSRCENCLPGYQGDAKTGLPSSCTAVSRPAPPPARAPAPAPPPAQQQPSRRQCYCYGHSNQCDSNGRCINCMHNTEGPNCEQCREGYAGEARRGTPYDCLLVEDCKCYGHSDECDASGRCLRCKHNTMGDHCEKCLPGYTGDPRYSTPGDCSAIVPCTCNGHSDACDAEGICLNCKHNTQGDQCEVCADGYRGDATRGTPNDCHWAFEPCDCYGHSTECDSRGRCQNCDHNTYGDKCQYCKPGYVGDGRLGTPDDCQRVTSPIDRVPCFCNRHSDVCDNFGRCLYCQHNTEGDQCERCAMGYFGDAEEGTAADCKMLVPCMCHQHANDCDEMGRCIGCLHNTEGDKCERCKDGFMGDATEGTPDDCRPSIPCKCNGHANDCDANGKCMNCLHNTRGEFCELCQIGFYGDPSSGDVDACKECPCPLTTRENRFAETCFLDSDNKPTCRNCRRGHQGRDCGKCKPGYMGNPFVMNGGCVRRPSGVRSQPRRIPVRIIP; encoded by the exons GACTACGCCGACGAGACGGGCTGTCCCG CCCAGGCCCAGCCGGTGGCGTGCGGGGCGTCCCAGTTCACGTGCCGCTCGGGACAGTGCGTCTCCGCCGCCGGGGTGTGCAACGGGCGGCCCGACTGCGCAGACAGGTCCGACGAGGTCGGATGCG GTAGATCCACCTGTAACGGTCACTCCAACATCCGCGACCCGGCCACAGGATACTGCCTG AACTGTCAGCACAACACGCAGGGGACTCAGTGCGAATTCTGCTCCCCCGGTTACTATGGAGACGCTCGAAGGGGCACGCCCAACGACTGCCGGCCGCTGCCTGGTCAGACGGGCGCTGTGATCACCCGGCGGGTGTCCAGGCCGTGTAACTGTCACAGGCACGCCTACATGTGCGACGCGCAGGGGAACTGCATG AAATGTGAACACAACACGTACGGCAGTCAGTGTCAGTACTGCTCACCCGGTTTCTATGGCGACGCACGGAGGGGCACGCCCAGCGACTGCCAGCCGATATCCGACCAATCAGGCGCCCGCGTCAGTCACCAACAACAGGTTACCAGGCGATGTAACTGTCACGGGCACGCGTATCAGTGTGATTACATTGGCAGGTGCTTG AATTGCCAACACAACACACGAGGGAACAACTGCGAGCACTGTGAGGAGGGGTACGCGGGGAACGCGCAGGGCGGGACTCCCTACGACTGTCAGCCCGTACAGAAGATACAGTGTTACTGCTACAGGCACGCCTCCAGCTGCGATGCAAACGGAAGATGCGTG AACTGTCAGCACAACACGTACGGAGAACACTGTGAGAACTGTTTACCTGGTTACCAAGGCGACCCGAAAAAGGGCACGCCGTACGACTGCGAGGTGGCCCGAGCGTCGGACCAGCAGCAGTCGCCGTCCTACAGCTGTAACTGCCACGGCCACGCGCGGGCCTGCGACTCCTACGGAAGGTGCTTG GACTGCCAGCACAACACGATGGGTTACCGCTGTGAGACGTGTAAGCCCGGCTACACCGGTGACGCCACCCGCGGGTCGGCCCTGGACTGCCAGGCACAGAGCCCGccctgtaactgttacagacaCGCCTACAACTGCGACCAGTACGGCACATGTGTG AACTGTCTCCACAACACAGACGGCAAAAACTGCGAGCGGTGCAAAGTTGGTTACCAAGGCGACGCGAAGAGGGGCACGCCCCAGGACTGCCAGCGGGTCTCCCCTCCGGCCCCGCCCCCCGCCAGGACCTACCAGTGCTACTGCTACGGACACTCCAACCAATGTGACCAGTACGGCCGCTGCCTG AATTGTCGCCACAACACGTACGGGTCTCGCTGTGAGAACTGTCTGCCCGGGTACCAAGGGGACGCGAAGACCGGCCTGCCCAGCTCCTGTACGGCCGTGTCGCGCCCCGCACCACCTCCCGCCCGGGCCCCGGCACCTGCTCCCCCGCCTGCACAGCAGCAGCCTTCCCGTAGGCAGTGCTACTGCTACGGCCACTCCAACCAGTGCGACTCTAACGGACGCTGCATT AACTGTATGCACAACACGGAGGGCCCGAACTGTGAGCAGTGTCGGGAGGGGTACGCGGGAGAGGCGCGAAGAGGCACGCCATACGACTGCCTGCTGGTGGAGGACTGCAAGTGTTACGGGCACTCCGATGAGTGCGACGCCTCGGGAAGGTGTCTG CGCTGCAAACACAACACGATGGGTGACCACTGCGAGAAGTGCCTGCCGGGCTACACGGGAGACCCCCGCTACAGCACCCCGGGGGACTGCAGCGCCATCGTGCCCTGTACCTGCAACGGCCACTCCGACGCCTGCGACGCAGAAGGGATATGCCTG AACTGCAAGCACAACACGCAGGGTGACCAGTGCGAGGTGTGTGCGGACGGATACAGAGGTGACGCCACCAGGGGAACGCCTAACGACTGTCACTGGGCCTTCGAGCCGTGCGACTGTTACGGACACTCCACTGAATGTGACTCCAGGGGACGGTGCCAG AACTGTGATCACAACACGTACGGCGACAAGTGCCAGTACTGCAAGCCCGGGTACGTCGGTGACGGCCGGCTGGGCACGCCTGACGACTGTCAGCGGGTGACGTCACCCATCGACCGGGTGCCCTGCTTCTGCAACCGCCACTCCGACGTCTGCGACAACTTCGGACGCTGCCTC TACTGCCAGCACAACACAGAGGGCGACCAGTGTGAGCGGTGCGCGATGGGGTACTTCGGGGACGCTGAGGAAGGTACGGCGGCGGACTGTAAGATGCTGGTGCCCTGCATGTGCCATCAGCACGCGAACGACTGCGACGAGATGGGCAGATGCATA GGCTGTCTCCACAACACAGAAGGCGACAAGTGCGAGCGGTGTAAGGACGGGTTCATGGGGGACGCCACGGAGGGCACGCCTGACGACTGTCGCCCCTCAATCCCCTGCAAATGTAACGGGCACGCCAATGACTGCGACGCCAACGGGAAATGTATG AACTGCCTGCACAACACCCGAGGCGAGTTCTGTGAGCTGTGTCAGATCGGGTTCTACGGCGACCCGTCCAGCGGAGATGTGGACGCCTGTAAAGAATGTCCCTGTCCGCTCACGACCAGGGAAAACAG GTTTGCCGAAACCTGTTTCCTTGACAGCGACAACAAGCCTACATGTAGAAATTGTAGAAGAGGACATCAAGGCAGAGACTGCGGAAA ATGTAAGCCCGGCTACATGGGGAACCCGTTCGTTATGAACGGCGGCTGTGTACGGAGACCGTCAG GGGTTAGGTCGCAACCGAGAAGAATACCAGTCCGGATCATCCCGTGA